The Fructilactobacillus myrtifloralis genome contains a region encoding:
- the glmS gene encoding glutamine--fructose-6-phosphate transaminase (isomerizing), with product MCGVVGVTGNPNATEILVSGLEKLQYRGYDSAGIFVDQPDGTNYLVKTTGSIADLRKKIGPEVQGTAGIGHTRWATHGGVTIENAHPQFSSDERFYLVHNGVIENFQELKDEYLQGVHFHSQTDTEVVVQLIDKFVKDGMSTKDAFNKTLGLLENSSYAFMLMDREDPETIYVAKNKSPMLIGLGDGCNVVCSDSIAMLDVTHTFLEIQDGDVCVVRPNEVIVNDPTGAEVERETFEVSVDPTASDKGTYPYYMLKEIDEQPNVMRKLSAKYLDQVGQPVITPALVEKLRDSDRIYIVGAGTSYHAGLVGKAQLEKLTGIPTEVHVASEFAYETPLLSEKPFFIFLSQSGETADSRQVLVNVNRQNLPSLTITNVANSTLSRESDFTLLLEAGPEISVASTKAYTAQIALEAILAKAVGEAKGVAAAQTFDLKGQLAVVAQGMQSIVDEKNEIDQIAQDYFVQANQAFYIGRGIDYTVSLEAALKLKEISYVHAEGFASGELKHGTIALIEPGTPVIGIITQAGTAGLTRSNLEETAARGAKTLSIVRQGLARPDDTFVIPDVDELLAPLLSVIPAQLLAYYTSLNKGLNVDLPRNLAKSVTVE from the coding sequence ATGTGTGGAGTGGTTGGAGTAACCGGAAATCCAAATGCAACCGAAATCTTAGTAAGTGGACTGGAAAAATTACAGTACCGGGGCTATGATTCGGCTGGAATTTTTGTGGATCAGCCGGATGGAACAAACTACCTAGTGAAGACAACCGGGAGTATTGCTGATTTACGGAAGAAAATTGGACCCGAAGTTCAGGGGACGGCCGGCATCGGTCATACCCGCTGGGCAACGCACGGGGGCGTGACGATTGAGAATGCGCACCCGCAGTTTTCAAGTGACGAACGTTTTTACCTGGTCCACAATGGAGTGATTGAAAACTTTCAGGAATTGAAGGATGAATACCTTCAAGGAGTTCACTTCCACAGCCAAACTGATACCGAAGTGGTGGTCCAGTTAATTGATAAGTTTGTTAAAGATGGGATGAGTACTAAAGACGCCTTCAATAAAACGTTGGGACTGTTAGAAAACTCATCGTACGCGTTCATGTTAATGGATCGTGAAGACCCAGAAACGATTTACGTGGCTAAAAACAAGAGTCCGATGTTGATTGGACTCGGCGATGGCTGCAACGTGGTGTGCTCAGACTCGATTGCGATGCTGGACGTTACGCACACGTTCTTGGAAATTCAAGACGGGGATGTTTGTGTGGTTCGACCAAACGAGGTAATCGTTAATGACCCAACCGGGGCAGAAGTAGAACGTGAAACCTTTGAAGTAAGCGTTGATCCAACTGCTTCTGACAAGGGAACTTACCCATACTACATGTTAAAAGAAATTGATGAACAACCAAACGTAATGCGGAAGTTGTCAGCGAAGTACCTTGATCAAGTTGGTCAACCCGTAATTACGCCGGCACTGGTAGAAAAACTACGTGATTCCGACCGGATTTACATCGTGGGGGCTGGAACGAGTTATCACGCTGGATTAGTTGGCAAAGCGCAGTTAGAAAAACTAACGGGCATTCCAACGGAAGTTCACGTGGCATCTGAATTTGCCTACGAAACCCCCTTGTTGTCCGAAAAACCCTTCTTCATTTTCTTATCGCAAAGTGGAGAAACGGCTGACAGTCGCCAGGTCCTTGTGAACGTGAACCGGCAAAACCTGCCGAGTTTGACGATTACCAACGTGGCAAATTCCACTCTGTCTCGAGAATCCGACTTTACCTTGTTGTTAGAGGCCGGTCCAGAAATCTCAGTGGCCTCCACCAAGGCCTACACTGCCCAAATTGCCCTAGAAGCCATTTTGGCCAAGGCAGTTGGGGAAGCCAAAGGAGTTGCGGCGGCTCAAACCTTTGATCTTAAGGGACAACTTGCCGTAGTGGCCCAGGGAATGCAAAGTATCGTGGACGAAAAGAACGAAATTGATCAAATTGCTCAGGATTACTTTGTGCAAGCGAACCAGGCGTTTTACATTGGTCGTGGGATTGACTACACGGTCTCACTAGAAGCCGCCTTGAAGTTGAAAGAAATTTCGTACGTACACGCCGAAGGGTTCGCATCAGGGGAACTGAAGCACGGGACGATTGCTTTGATTGAACCGGGAACTCCTGTGATTGGGATTATTACCCAAGCCGGAACGGCCGGGTTGACCCGGAGTAACCTCGAAGAAACGGCCGCACGGGGCGCTAAGACCCTCTCAATTGTGCGTCAGGGTCTTGCTCGTCCGGACGATACGTTCGTTATTCCAGACGTGGACGAACTGTTGGCGCCGTTATTGAGTGTCATTCCCGCCCAACTCTTGGCTTACTACACGAGTTTGAATAAGGGCTTGAACGTTGATTTACCCCGGAACCTGGCTAAGAGTGTTACAGTAGAATAA
- a CDS encoding lactonase family protein: MIEKFLIGTYTKNQSQGIYQIELDTEKPALQNLQLVAKAGSPTYVAESKAHRIYAVERVMEDDELHGGVLDLDGTTLPAKEIEKIVEAGSSPAYITVDEKRQNVYTANYHTGDVTIFTITPQGLLSATDRVHDHGQVGPKPEQADGAHPHYVDISFDGRLVVCDLGLDQIFLYDLTPEGKLQLVSGLTLAPGFGPRHITYIEEMGKAYLVGELSSEVAVLNYNEETAQFEIEQIVSTIPADWTAHNGAAAIHLSSDHRFVYVSNRGNDSIVVFAIQPDGKLQQVQRVSTEGEFPRDFNFNQTEEFLIVANQNSDNASLFHRDAETGKLTLVQKDFTVPEGTCVAPRKPQ, translated from the coding sequence ATGATCGAAAAATTTCTGATTGGAACGTATACCAAGAATCAAAGTCAGGGAATTTATCAAATTGAATTGGATACGGAAAAACCAGCGTTACAAAACTTACAGTTGGTTGCCAAAGCCGGCTCGCCAACCTACGTGGCTGAATCAAAAGCCCACCGGATTTATGCGGTGGAACGGGTCATGGAAGATGACGAACTTCACGGTGGCGTCCTTGATTTAGACGGGACGACCTTACCGGCCAAGGAAATTGAAAAGATCGTGGAAGCGGGGAGTAGTCCCGCCTACATCACGGTTGATGAAAAACGGCAAAATGTCTACACCGCTAATTACCACACCGGGGACGTAACGATTTTCACCATTACGCCACAGGGGTTACTGTCCGCGACGGACCGGGTGCATGACCACGGTCAAGTTGGCCCCAAACCCGAACAAGCCGACGGGGCTCACCCCCACTACGTGGACATCTCGTTTGATGGGCGGTTAGTGGTTTGTGATTTAGGGCTGGATCAAATCTTCTTGTATGACTTAACGCCCGAAGGAAAATTGCAACTCGTTAGTGGCTTAACCTTAGCTCCTGGCTTTGGTCCCCGGCACATCACCTACATTGAGGAGATGGGGAAGGCCTATCTCGTCGGCGAATTAAGTAGTGAAGTGGCCGTCTTGAACTACAACGAAGAAACGGCTCAGTTTGAAATTGAACAAATCGTGTCAACGATTCCAGCCGATTGGACCGCCCACAACGGAGCTGCTGCCATTCACCTGTCTAGTGACCACCGGTTTGTGTACGTTTCCAACCGGGGGAATGACAGCATTGTGGTCTTTGCAATTCAACCAGATGGAAAATTACAGCAAGTCCAACGGGTTTCTACAGAAGGAGAATTCCCACGGGACTTCAACTTTAACCAAACCGAAGAGTTCTTGATTGTGGCTAACCAAAACAGTGACAATGCGTCCTTGTTCCATCGGGATGCAGAGACTGGTAAGTTAACCTTAGTCCAAAAGGACTTTACGGTTCCAGAAGGAACTTGTGTGGCGCCCCGAAAACCACAATAA
- the asnS gene encoding asparagine--tRNA ligase — protein MDVLVKDLYASPSEHTDQSLTISGWIRTIRDSKKIAFIEVNDGSYIKNLQVIAKRDQLANFEDVVKLPISSTVKVTGKLVETPDAQQPFELHADSVAIEGVAAPDYPLQKKKHSLEYLRTIAHLRPRTNTFYAVFQIRSLAAFAIHEYLQHHDFVYVNTPIITSSDTEGAGEMFRVTTLNPDHPAQTEDGHTDFSQDFFGQETNLTVSGQLQVEPFALAFRNVYTFGPTFRAEDSHTKRHAAEFWMIEPEMAFAGLPETVTEIEGLLQFVVQYLLDHAQADLQFLNDHVDHQLLERLQQTVAEPFARITYSKAIELLQEADVDFQYPVEWGVDLKAEHEQYLAEQVFHRPVFVTDYPRAIKAFYMRDNPDEKTVAAVDLLVPRIGELVGGSQREEREAVLRAKMQEFKLPEAEYDWYLELRKYGGTKHSGFGIGFERLLMYVTGMDNIRDVIPYPRVQGNINF, from the coding sequence ATGGATGTTTTAGTTAAAGACTTATATGCCAGTCCCAGTGAACACACCGACCAGTCATTAACCATTTCCGGCTGGATTCGGACGATTCGGGATTCAAAAAAAATTGCGTTTATTGAGGTGAACGATGGTTCGTACATTAAGAACCTGCAGGTAATTGCCAAGCGAGATCAGTTAGCGAATTTTGAAGACGTGGTCAAGTTACCAATTAGTTCCACGGTGAAAGTTACCGGGAAACTAGTGGAAACTCCAGATGCCCAACAACCGTTTGAACTTCACGCCGATAGTGTTGCCATCGAAGGCGTGGCCGCACCCGATTATCCGCTGCAGAAGAAGAAACACTCACTCGAGTACTTGCGGACGATTGCGCACTTACGGCCTCGGACTAACACCTTCTACGCGGTGTTTCAGATTCGGTCGCTAGCTGCCTTTGCCATTCATGAATACCTGCAACATCACGACTTTGTGTACGTGAACACGCCCATCATCACCAGTAGTGATACTGAAGGGGCAGGGGAGATGTTTCGAGTGACAACGCTTAATCCTGACCACCCGGCCCAGACTGAGGACGGTCACACGGACTTTAGCCAAGATTTCTTTGGGCAGGAAACGAACTTGACGGTTAGTGGTCAACTCCAAGTGGAGCCCTTTGCCCTGGCCTTTCGAAACGTTTACACGTTTGGCCCGACCTTCCGGGCGGAAGATTCCCACACCAAGCGGCACGCAGCAGAATTTTGGATGATTGAACCCGAAATGGCCTTTGCGGGGCTACCGGAAACGGTTACGGAAATTGAAGGGTTACTCCAGTTTGTAGTGCAGTACCTGTTAGACCATGCCCAAGCCGACTTACAATTTTTAAACGACCATGTTGATCACCAGCTCTTGGAACGTCTGCAACAAACGGTTGCGGAACCGTTTGCCCGGATTACCTATTCTAAGGCAATTGAATTGCTGCAGGAAGCAGACGTTGACTTTCAATACCCAGTGGAATGGGGTGTTGATTTAAAGGCCGAACACGAACAGTACTTGGCCGAGCAAGTCTTTCACCGGCCGGTCTTTGTAACCGATTATCCCCGCGCAATCAAAGCCTTTTACATGCGGGACAATCCAGATGAAAAGACGGTTGCGGCCGTTGATTTACTGGTACCTCGGATTGGTGAACTGGTCGGAGGGAGTCAGCGAGAAGAACGCGAGGCCGTTTTAAGAGCTAAAATGCAGGAATTTAAGTTACCGGAAGCAGAATACGATTGGTATTTGGAACTACGTAAGTATGGTGGGACCAAGCATTCCGGGTTTGGAATTGGGTTTGAACGCCTGTTAATGTACGTTACGGGGATGGATAACATCCGCGACGTAATTCCTTATCCACGGGTTCAAGGAAACATTAATTTCTAA
- a CDS encoding MFS transporter translates to MKPLTRWLFIATMLVGTFTMSISQSSLSTAYPTLMKYFLISADTVQWLTTGFMIVMCITMPISPWLLNNISFKQLFMGALLLFDLGTLIIFWGPNFYMVMLGRIMEAAAVGVLFPSYQTVLLEITPEQKRGTIMGVAGLVMGSALACGPIISGIVLRYTSWRGLFIFFMVVITLVLLISLFVMRDVMPRVPSKLDWVSVFYSLGLIGLLYVITKAGQPGAEWPVLLVILALSILLLVFFVRRQLTVANPMLDLWVMKSFNYDLSVLLTGFSYISLIVVTIIFPLYYQQVLGASPFVSGMALVPGAALLSLLNPLTGTLADKIGFKPTMLVGMTMIVVGWGILAMVPIFNIWGMIGIAMLIEGGNAFVMMPAVTLGANSLPNQLVSHGTAVITTVRQVLGSTGVAVATLILVNLTGHAIEHGAGLHAANQLGFHAVYWTFFGVAIVGFVIATLIRSTQPNDAN, encoded by the coding sequence ATGAAACCACTAACGCGCTGGCTCTTTATTGCCACGATGTTAGTTGGAACCTTCACCATGTCGATCAGCCAGTCCTCGTTATCGACGGCCTATCCGACCCTGATGAAGTATTTCTTGATCTCAGCCGATACGGTGCAGTGGCTTACCACGGGATTCATGATCGTAATGTGCATTACCATGCCGATTAGCCCGTGGTTGTTAAACAACATTAGTTTCAAGCAACTGTTTATGGGAGCCTTACTCCTGTTTGATTTAGGGACCCTCATTATTTTCTGGGGGCCGAACTTTTACATGGTAATGCTCGGCCGGATTATGGAAGCCGCTGCCGTGGGAGTCCTGTTTCCTTCGTATCAGACCGTGTTACTAGAGATCACCCCGGAACAAAAGCGGGGGACCATCATGGGGGTGGCCGGACTGGTAATGGGTTCGGCGTTAGCCTGTGGGCCGATTATCTCTGGAATCGTGCTCCGTTACACGAGCTGGCGGGGGTTATTCATTTTCTTCATGGTGGTAATTACGCTCGTCCTGCTGATCTCGTTGTTTGTCATGCGGGACGTGATGCCCCGGGTTCCATCGAAACTGGATTGGGTTTCCGTCTTTTACTCGCTCGGGTTAATCGGGCTCTTGTACGTGATTACCAAAGCTGGACAACCCGGAGCGGAATGGCCGGTCTTATTAGTAATTTTGGCGCTTTCGATCCTGCTATTAGTTTTCTTTGTTCGGCGCCAGTTAACCGTTGCAAATCCGATGTTGGATTTATGGGTCATGAAGAGTTTTAACTACGATTTATCCGTGCTTTTGACCGGCTTTTCGTATATTTCGCTAATCGTTGTTACCATCATTTTTCCGCTGTACTACCAACAAGTCTTAGGGGCCAGTCCCTTTGTTTCGGGGATGGCCTTAGTGCCTGGGGCCGCCTTGTTAAGTTTACTGAACCCCTTGACGGGAACGTTAGCGGATAAGATTGGTTTTAAGCCAACCATGTTGGTCGGAATGACCATGATCGTTGTGGGCTGGGGAATCCTCGCCATGGTGCCAATCTTTAACATCTGGGGAATGATTGGCATCGCCATGTTAATCGAAGGTGGGAATGCCTTTGTAATGATGCCGGCTGTTACCCTAGGTGCGAACTCGCTGCCAAACCAGTTAGTGTCCCACGGGACAGCTGTTATCACAACGGTGCGCCAGGTGCTTGGGTCAACCGGAGTAGCGGTAGCCACGTTGATCTTGGTAAACCTCACGGGTCACGCGATTGAACACGGAGCGGGCTTGCACGCTGCTAACCAGCTAGGGTTCCACGCCGTTTACTGGACCTTCTTTGGGGTGGCCATCGTGGGGTTTGTGATTGCGACTCTGATTCGGTCCACGCAACCAAACGATGCTAACTAA
- a CDS encoding class A sortase, whose product MAQPKRSRRWVKWAERILIVLLLLVGLALIFNSQLESYWIRWQSQQKVTKISPQEVRKGEQQKGNYDYKNVQAVSENAILESEKARKTNAIGSIQIPSVKINLPIFKGLNSENLTIGAGTMKPNQKLGTGNYALAGHHMQDPNVLFSPLSKAKRGQVVKITDGKHTYRYRIIKTKVVPETDVSVLNDVPNQKLLTLVTCASGNPGETDRLIVTGRLIE is encoded by the coding sequence ATGGCACAACCAAAGCGGTCCCGTCGCTGGGTCAAATGGGCGGAACGAATTTTAATTGTTTTATTACTGTTAGTCGGCCTGGCCTTGATTTTTAACTCCCAACTGGAAAGTTATTGGATTCGGTGGCAAAGTCAGCAAAAGGTGACTAAGATTTCCCCGCAAGAAGTGCGTAAGGGCGAGCAACAGAAGGGAAATTACGACTATAAAAACGTGCAGGCGGTCTCTGAAAATGCCATTTTAGAGAGTGAAAAGGCCCGCAAAACCAATGCGATTGGTTCGATTCAAATTCCGTCCGTCAAGATTAACCTACCGATTTTTAAGGGGCTAAATTCTGAAAACCTTACGATTGGGGCGGGGACGATGAAGCCGAACCAGAAATTGGGAACGGGTAATTATGCCCTTGCTGGCCACCACATGCAGGATCCCAACGTACTGTTTTCACCGTTATCAAAGGCCAAACGGGGGCAGGTAGTTAAAATTACGGACGGGAAGCACACGTATCGGTATCGGATTATCAAAACGAAGGTCGTTCCAGAAACGGACGTTTCAGTACTAAACGACGTTCCGAACCAGAAGTTACTGACCTTGGTTACCTGTGCCTCTGGGAATCCGGGCGAAACGGACCGCTTGATTGTCACCGGTCGTCTAATTGAATAA
- a CDS encoding M24 family metallopeptidase, whose translation MEKLAQLQAQLQQQNVEVAYLSDPETIQYLTGFGSDPVERVLALVVFPDQEPFIFAPALEVEDIQTSGWQFPVYGYLDHEAPFELLAGHIRARIANPNRWGIQQQQLTVARLRALQDQFPQADFSVDLTPTIERMRLIKTPDEIDQLRAAGREADFAFEVAFKTIAPGKTEAAVAAEIEYQLKQRGVMEMSFATLVQAGKHASQPHGDTGMTKIQEHELVLLDLGTVHNGYISDASRTVAVGTLDDQLRTIYQVCLDAQLAAQAAVRPGITAAELDQVARDVIDQAGYGQYFIHRLGHGIGMSEHEFPSIMEGNDLQLAENMCFSLEPGIYIPGVAGVRIEDCVRVTVTGCEPFTHTTKTLQDVLR comes from the coding sequence ATGGAAAAATTAGCGCAGTTACAAGCCCAGTTGCAACAACAAAACGTGGAGGTGGCCTATCTTAGCGATCCCGAAACGATTCAATACCTCACCGGTTTTGGAAGTGATCCGGTCGAACGAGTGTTGGCCCTCGTGGTCTTTCCCGATCAGGAACCGTTTATATTTGCCCCCGCGCTTGAAGTCGAAGACATTCAAACTTCGGGCTGGCAATTTCCCGTTTATGGGTATTTGGACCACGAAGCTCCGTTTGAGTTGCTGGCTGGTCACATCCGAGCTCGGATTGCGAATCCGAACCGGTGGGGGATCCAGCAACAACAGCTGACGGTTGCGCGGCTCCGGGCCTTACAGGACCAGTTTCCTCAGGCTGACTTTAGTGTCGATCTAACCCCCACGATTGAACGGATGCGCTTAATTAAGACGCCTGACGAAATTGATCAGTTACGAGCAGCGGGACGCGAGGCCGACTTTGCCTTCGAGGTGGCGTTTAAAACAATTGCCCCCGGGAAAACGGAAGCTGCCGTTGCCGCGGAAATTGAATATCAGTTAAAGCAACGGGGTGTGATGGAAATGAGCTTTGCGACGCTGGTTCAAGCCGGTAAGCATGCCTCCCAACCCCATGGTGATACCGGCATGACTAAGATTCAAGAGCATGAATTGGTGTTACTGGACCTTGGAACGGTACACAATGGCTACATTAGTGATGCTAGTCGAACGGTGGCGGTTGGGACCCTAGATGACCAACTGCGCACGATTTATCAGGTTTGTCTAGACGCCCAATTAGCAGCGCAAGCTGCCGTGCGTCCCGGAATTACCGCGGCCGAACTCGACCAGGTGGCCCGGGATGTGATTGACCAAGCGGGATACGGTCAGTACTTCATTCACCGCTTAGGGCATGGGATTGGGATGAGTGAACACGAGTTTCCCTCCATCATGGAAGGCAACGATTTGCAGCTGGCTGAAAACATGTGCTTTTCCCTGGAACCGGGCATTTATATCCCGGGGGTCGCTGGCGTCCGGATTGAAGATTGTGTCCGGGTGACGGTCACTGGTTGTGAACCATTTACACATACTACTAAAACCCTTCAAGATGTGTTGCGGTAG
- a CDS encoding FAD-dependent oxidoreductase has protein sequence MKVVVVGCTHAGTFAIKQTLATHPNAEVTVFEKNDNISFLSCGIALYLGKEIKNNDPKGLFYSSPEELENLGADVQMKHEVTEIDPDQKVVTVKDLVTGEVSETAYDKLIMTTGSLPVVPPIDGIQSDKVYLCKNWNDAKKLFDEAPKAKSITIIGSGYIGAELAEAYSKQGYQVNLIDGATRVLYKYFDAKFTDILAADYEKHGVNLVLGSKVTSFVEEQDGITVTTAKGERVHSDIAILCIGFRPNTGLLKGKVEMMDNGAIITDEYMHASNRDIFAAGDSAAVHYNPTGQNAYIPLATNAVRQGLLVGENLTEDKVKYMGTQSSSGLKLYDRTYVSTGLTMAAAKAQGIKARQVLVEDNYRPEFMLTTESVLMSLVYDPDSRRILGGSLTSMYDVSQSANVLSVAIQNRNTIDDLAMVDMLFQPQFDRPFNYLNILGQAAQAQADDE, from the coding sequence ATGAAAGTAGTTGTAGTTGGTTGTACTCACGCAGGAACATTCGCCATTAAGCAAACGTTAGCAACCCATCCCAACGCCGAAGTAACGGTCTTTGAAAAGAACGATAACATTTCGTTCCTTTCTTGTGGAATTGCGTTATATCTCGGAAAAGAAATCAAGAATAATGATCCAAAGGGGCTCTTTTACTCCAGCCCAGAAGAATTAGAAAACCTGGGGGCCGACGTGCAAATGAAGCATGAGGTCACGGAGATTGATCCTGACCAAAAAGTGGTTACGGTCAAGGACCTCGTAACGGGTGAGGTCAGCGAAACTGCTTATGACAAACTAATTATGACCACGGGGTCCCTGCCAGTGGTTCCACCTATTGATGGGATCCAAAGCGACAAGGTCTACTTATGTAAGAACTGGAACGACGCCAAGAAGCTCTTTGATGAAGCACCCAAAGCTAAATCCATTACCATCATCGGGTCTGGGTACATTGGGGCTGAACTAGCAGAGGCTTATTCTAAACAAGGTTACCAGGTTAACCTGATTGATGGGGCAACCCGGGTGCTTTACAAGTATTTTGACGCTAAGTTTACTGATATCCTGGCTGCCGATTACGAAAAGCACGGGGTAAACCTCGTGCTTGGTTCGAAGGTGACCTCGTTCGTTGAAGAACAAGACGGGATTACGGTAACAACGGCGAAGGGTGAACGGGTTCACTCTGACATTGCCATCCTTTGCATTGGCTTCCGACCGAATACGGGGCTCTTAAAGGGCAAAGTTGAAATGATGGACAACGGAGCGATTATCACGGATGAATACATGCATGCTTCGAATCGCGACATTTTTGCCGCCGGAGACAGTGCAGCGGTTCACTACAATCCCACCGGCCAAAATGCTTACATCCCGTTAGCAACGAATGCGGTGCGGCAGGGACTGCTAGTGGGTGAAAACCTCACGGAAGATAAGGTCAAGTACATGGGGACGCAATCATCCTCAGGATTGAAGCTCTATGACCGGACTTACGTTTCGACAGGACTCACGATGGCAGCGGCTAAAGCCCAGGGGATTAAAGCTCGTCAGGTCTTGGTCGAAGATAACTATCGGCCTGAATTTATGTTAACCACCGAATCAGTCTTGATGTCTTTAGTATACGATCCCGACTCTCGGCGGATTCTCGGAGGTTCGTTAACAAGTATGTACGATGTTTCGCAATCAGCAAACGTACTATCAGTTGCGATTCAAAACCGGAACACGATTGACGATTTAGCAATGGTTGATATGTTGTTCCAACCACAGTTTGACCGGCCGTTTAACTACTTGAACATTTTAGGTCAAGCAGCGCAAGCTCAAGCAGACGACGAATAA